The Bombus vancouverensis nearcticus chromosome 2, iyBomVanc1_principal, whole genome shotgun sequence genome window below encodes:
- the sgl gene encoding UDP-glucose 6-dehydrogenase sgl: protein MTIRKICGIGAGYVGGPTCSVIALKCPEIQVTVVDKSKERIAQWNSEKLPIYEPGLDEVVRKCRGKNLFFSTDIETAIQEADLIFISVNTPTKTFGNGKGRAADLKYVENAARMIAEIATGDKIVVEKSTVPVRAAESIMNILRANHKPGVSYQILSNPEFLAEGTAIEDLVNADRVLIGGEDSPEGQAAIEELCKVYEHWIPRKNILTTNTWSSELSKLAANAFLAQRISSINSLSAVCEATGADVSEVARAVGLDSRIGSKFLHASVGFGGSCFQKDILNLVYICECLNLPEVAAYWQQVIDMNEYQKSRFSAKVIESLFNTVTDKSISMLGFAFKKNTGDTRESPAIHVAKTLLDEGAMLHIYDPKVEESQIIEDLTHPSVTNDPEYVKSRISIYKDAYSVTKDTHAIVLCTEWDEFVELDYKRIYINMMKPAYIFDGRKILDHDRLQKIGFIVQTIGKRITRTVLSRAWGSQPQI from the exons ATGACTATCAGAAAGATTTGCGGTATCGGTGCCGGATATGTAGGTGGACCGACGTGTAGCGTGATAGCCTTGAAGTGCCCAGAGATTCAGGTGACTGTAGTGGACAAGAGTAAAGAAAGAATTGCACAATGGAACTCAGAAAAGCTTCCGATCTATGAACCAGGTCTCGATGAGGTTGTGCGTAAATGTCGCGGCAAAAATTTATTCTTTTCTACGGACATCGAGACCGCGATCCAGGAGGCTGATTTAATTTTTATCTCGGTCAACACGCCGACAAAAACATTTGGCAATGGGAAAGGAAGGGCAGCCGATTTGAAGTACGTCGAGAACGCAGCCAGAATGATCGCGGAAATTGCGACCGGGGACAAAATCGTTGTGGAGAAGAGCACAGTCCCAGTCAGAGCAGCGGAGAGTATCATGAATATTTTGCGTGCCAACCATAAACCAGGAGTATCGTATCAG ATCTTATCAAACCCGGAGTTCTTAGCGGAGGGTACCGCAATTGAGGATTTAGTGAATGCAGATCGCGTTTTGATCGGAGGTGAGGACTCACCGGAAGGGCAGGCGGCCATCGAGGAATTATGCAAAGTTTACGAGCATTGGATTCCAAGGAAGAATATTTTAACTACGAACACTTGGAGTTCGGAGTTATCTAAGCTG GCCGCCAATGCCTTTCTGGCGCAACGCATATCAAGCATAAATTCCTTATCGGCGGTATGTGAAGCGACTGGCGCGGACGTGTCTGAGGTGGCACGGGCTGTTGGCCTTGACTCTCGAATAGGATCGAAGTTCCTTCACGCATCGGTCGGATTTGGTGGTTCGTGCTTTCAAAAGGATATTCTTAATTTGGTGTATATCTGCGAATGTCTAAACTTACCGGAGGTGGCGGCCTATTGGCAACAAGTCATAGACATGAATGAATACCAGAAATCTAGGTTCTCCGCGAAAGTAATCGAGTCTCTATTCAATACCGTCACGGACAAAAGTATTTCTATGCTAGGCTTTGCCTTCAAGAAAAATACTGGTGACACGCGTGAGTCACCGGCCATTCACGTTGCTAAGACCCTACTCGATGAGGGTGCTATGCTTCATATATATGATCCCAAG GTCGAGGAGAGTCAAATTATCGAGGATTTGACACATCCGAGTGTAACTAATGATCCAGAATACGTAAAAAGCAGGATCAGTATTTACAAAGACGCTTATAGTGTTACGAAAGATACACACGCTATAGTACTTTGTACCGAATGGGATGAGTTTGTA GAACTGGATTACAAACGAATTTATATTAACATGATGAAACCTGCATATATTTTTGATGGAAGAAAAATTTTGGATCACGATAGGTTACAAAAGATAGGTTTTATCGTACAGACTATTGGCAAAAGGATTACGAGGACCGTACTTTCAAGGGCATGGGGAAGTCAAcctcaaatataa
- the RpL7A gene encoding ribosomal protein L7A translates to MVQKKPKKKVGKKVAAAPLAVKKVEPKKQTNPLFEKRTRNFGIGQDIQPARDLSRFVKWPKYIRIQRQRAVLQKRLKVPPPINQFTQTLDKQTATQLFKMLEKYRPESALMKKLKLKEKAEQKVLKKEDPSVKKPNVLRSGTNTVTTLVEQKKAQLVVIAHDVDPIEVVLFLPALCRKMGVPYCIVKGKSRLGLLVRRKTCTALALVQVDSGDRANFSKLVEAIKTNFNDRYDEIRRHWGGGLLGSKSAARIAKLEKAKAKELAQKQG, encoded by the exons ATGGTTCAGAAGAAG CCCAAGAAGAAAGTAGGAAAGAAGGTGGCTGCTGCACCTTTGGCAGTCAAGAAGGTTGAACCCAAAAAACAAACCAATCCTCTGTTTGAAAAACGTACACGTAACTTTGGTATTG GACAGGATATTCAACCTGCTCGTGATCTTAGTCGCTTTGTGAAATGGCCCAAGTATATTCGTATTCAGCGACAGAGAGCTGTATTGCAAAAAAGATTAAAAGTACCACCACCAATTAATCAATTTACACAGACATTGGATAAACAAAcag CAACACAATTATTCAAAATGTTGGAAAAATATAGACCTGAGTCAGCTCTTATGAAAAAATTGAAGCTGAAAGAGAAAGCTGAACAAAAAGTTCTAAAGAAAGAAGATCCATCAGTAAAGAAACCTAATGTGTTACGCAGTGGAACAAATACAGTCACTACACTCGTAGAACAGAAGAAAGCTCAGCTTGTGGTAATTGCCCATGATGTGGACCCAATTGAG GTTGTTCTATTTTTACCAGCCCTCTGTCGTAAAATGGGTGTACCTTATTGTATTGTGAAAGGTAAATCGCGATTGGGACTCCTTGTTAGGCGTAAAACCTGTACTGCACTAGCTTTGGTCCAG gtTGATTCCGGCGATAGAGCCAACTTCTCGAAATTGGTTGAAGCTATTAAGACAAACTTCAATGATAGATATGATGAAATCCGACGTCACTGGGGTGGTGGTCTCCTAGGCAGTAAATCTGCCGCTAGAATAGCTAAGTTAGAGAAAGCTAAAGCGAAGGAACTTGCACAAAAGCAGGGTTAA
- the Vps53 gene encoding vacuolar protein sorting 53, giving the protein MEGHEEDELEDLHSTIYTFPPNVQNVIEQVLPSTDPLDQPNFNVVDYINSLFPTEQSLSNIDDVVNNMELKICNIDKEIRSVVRGQTNVGQDGKAALEDAQKVIKKLFVHIKDIKDKAEQSEEVVKEITRDIKQLDFAKRNLTASITALNHLHMLVEGVDTLKVLTQKKQYGEIVLPLQAVMEVMQHFSSYMDIPQVKQLSDEVRQIHIELAQQITADFKQAFSGQNPKYFSQLTEGCLVLSVLDPKVKKDLLTWFVGIQLQEYAHLFDENQDFAWLDKIDRRYAWIKKHLLDFESKFGTIFPQDWEISERIAVQFCHVTREDLTKLMHKRRSEIDVKLLLYAIQRTSNFESLLTKRFSGITLENVDITNKRITTADTTDNKVPGNPFEQNDQVQNEKPKPSPFSNLIGKCFEPYLNIYIESLDRNLADLMDKFISDSKTQPPGAKDFDGIEGPSSVLSSCADLFVFYKKCMLQCTQLSTGSIMLSLAETFQKYLREYALKILQNNLPKIGGGTGIGTSMSSIRDFRDLSTSGFIQNFQSFLKEGESTRFSKEEQSRICCILTTAEYCLETTQQLEEKLREKTDRCYSEKINLSQEQDIFHNVISNCIQLLVQDLESACESALTAMTKVQWSAIEVVGDQSNYVNTIVAHLRQTIPTIRDKLSSCRKYFTQLCVKFASSFIVKLVQQLYKCKPLNTVGAEQLLLDVHMLKTALLDLPSTGYQVQRKAPATYTKVVVKGMASAEMILKIVMSPIESPKEFVKQCRIRLPDLQAPEFQKILDMKGLKKTEQVLLLEQFKQPENTDISHDTRSHIIQDSPEHEAGRIKRLEKLIKKRI; this is encoded by the exons ATGGAAGGACATGAGGAAGATGAATTAGAAGATTTACATTCAACTATTTACACCTTTCCACCTAATGTACAGAATGTGATCGAACAG gtTTTACCTAGTACAGATCCGTTGGATCAACCAAACTTTAATGTAGTAGattatataaattcattatTCCCAACCGAACAATCTCTATCGAATATAGACGATGTAGTAAATAACATggaattaaaaatatgtaacatAGACAAGGAAATTCGTTCGGTAGTACGTGGACAAACAAATGTAGGTCAAGATGGAAAAGCAGCATTAGAAGATGCGcagaaagtaataaaaaaattatttgtgcATATCAAAGATATCAAAGATAAAGCAGAACAATCTGAAGAAGTTGTTAAGGAAATAACAAGAGATATTAAACAACTGGACTTTGCTAAAAGAAATCTCACTGCCTCGATAACAGCTTTAAATCATTTACATATGCTCGTAGAGGGTGTAGATACTTTAAA AGTATTAACGCAAAAGAAACAATATGGTGAAATTGTTTTACCATTGCAAGCAGTGATGGAGGTGATGCAACATTTTAGTAGTTATATGGATATACCTCAAGTGAAACAATTGTCTGATGAA gTACGTCAAATACATATTGAACTGGCTCAACAAATTACAGCAGATTTTAAACAAGCATTTTCTGGTCAAAATCCAAAATATTTTAGTCAGTTAACAGAAGGTTGTTTAGTGTTATCCGTATTGGACCCTAAAGTTAA GAAAGATCTACTTACTTGGTTTGTGGGTATTCAATTACAAGAATATGCACATCTCTTTGATGAAAATCAAGATTTTGCATGGTTAGATAAAATAGATCGGCGCTATGCATGGATAAAAAAGCATTTACTTGATTTTGAGTCAAAATTTGGTACAATTTTCCCGCAAGATTGGGAGATCTCTGAACGAATTGCTGTGCAATTTTGTCATGTTACAAGAGAAGATCTTACAAAGTTAATGCATAAAAGACGTTCTGAAATAGATGTAAAACTATTACTTTATGCAATTCAAAGAACAAGTAATTTTGAATCATTATTAACAAAAAGATTTAGTGGTATTACTTTGGAAAATGTGGATATAACAAATAAAAGGATTACTACTGCAGACACGACTGATAATAAAGTTCCAGGAAATCCGTTTGAACAAAATGACCAg GTACAAAACGAAAAGCCAAAACCATCACCATTTTCAAATCTTATAGGAAAATGTTTTGAACCATACTTAAACATCTATATAGAAAGTCTGGATCGTAATCTGGCAGATCTAATGGATAAATTTATATCAGATTCTAAAACACAACCACCTGGTGCAAAAGATTTTGATGGTATTGAAGGTCCTAGTAGTGTGTTATCCTCTTGTGCAGATCtgtttgtattttataaaaagtgCATGTTGCAATGTACACAACTTAGTACTGGCTCGATTATGTTGAGTTTAGCTGAaacttttcaaaaatatttgcgagaaTATGCtcttaaaatattacaaaataatttaccTAA aaTCGGAGGTGGTACAGGGATTGGTACCAGTATGAGTAGTATACGTGATTTTCGAGACTTATCAACATCGggttttatacaaaattttcaaAGTTTTCTAAAGGAAGGTGAAAGCACAAGATTTAGTAAAGAAGAGCAATCGCGTATATGCTG TATACTAACAACGGCCGAATATTGCTTAGAAACAACACAACAACTGGAAgaaaaattaagagaaaaaacagataGATGTTATTCAGAAAAGATTAATCTATCTCAGGAGCAAGATATTTTTCATAA TGTTATATCGAATTGTATACAACTACTTGTTCAAGATTTAGAGTCTGCATGTGAATCTGCATTAACTGCAATGACGAAG gTTCAATGGAGTGCCATAGAGGTTGTTGGTGACCAAAGTAATTATGTTAATACTATTGTGGCACACCTTCGACAAACAATACCTACTATCAGAGATAAGTTATCTTCGTGCAGAAAGTATTTTACTCAACTCTGTGTCAAGTTTGCCAG TTCTTTTATAGTAAAATTAGTACAGCAATTGTATAAGTGCAAACCTTTAAATACTGTGGGCGCTGAACAATTACTATTAGATGTACATATGTTGAAAACTGCTCTTTTGGACCTcccatcaacaggatatcaagTTCAAAGGAAAGCACCAGCGACATATACTAAA GTAGTAGTAAAAGGCATGGCAAGTGCGGAAATGATACTCAAAATTGTGATGTCACCAATAGAATCTCCAAAAGAGTTTGTAAAACAATGCAGAATACGTCTACCAGATTTGCAAGCGCCagaatttcaaaaaattttgGATATGAAG GGCTTGAAAAAGACAGAACAAGTTCTATTACTAGAACAGTTCAAGCAACCTGAGAATACAGATATTTCACATGACACTAGGAGTCACATCATTCAAGATAGCCCAGAACATGAAGCCGGGCGAATAAAAAGAttggaaaaattaatcaaaaaaAGAATATGA